Proteins from a genomic interval of Corynebacterium deserti GIMN1.010:
- a CDS encoding lipopolysaccharide biosynthesis protein codes for MVTQDKKNSPTESRASKLLKNLGYFAIGGMITRLIAIFLVPFYARTLGSASYGEIELITSTVGLLFPIISFSLYEGVLRFTMSKTHSSSGIFTTALLMVTGGLVLGSVIFYHLAWVFPGIEDFSLYIILLLVLQVYRSVLSQYCRAEGKVKSFVNGGILEASVTAVVAIIGLYVFNLGIYGYISGLAIGQAVAVIFFAWRIHVWNIVRWNLVSKSLTRTLIVFCFPLMINGALWWVVNSVNRLFIAEFSDVSEVGIFGVAQKVSSLLAAAIIIFNQAWQMSANEEHESETFKKYAGSVFDGFHFLTLFSCISLSAIVVPLTVPVFGNGFVGAGPLIPFLLLSAALSGSASFMGTFHMAKMKTRNILWSSLIASGVVVGANVLLVPRFEALGAALAAVIGFSTLVAIRLVSLRKVLSWSSISKLSIGIILVIIICILTLNNMSSFSFWIAHIFSMGALVVLYWASVRNSLLLLRSRVRDRADRSGSLGRASLPAIGAPDLPDQPANNDHGVG; via the coding sequence ATGGTAACGCAGGATAAAAAAAACTCACCCACGGAAAGTCGAGCCTCAAAACTCTTAAAGAATCTCGGTTATTTTGCAATCGGGGGTATGATAACAAGACTAATTGCAATTTTTCTTGTACCTTTTTATGCCCGCACTTTAGGGTCGGCGAGTTATGGTGAAATTGAGCTAATCACTTCTACTGTTGGACTCTTGTTCCCCATAATTAGCTTCAGCCTTTATGAAGGCGTTCTTCGCTTTACGATGAGCAAGACCCACTCAAGCAGTGGGATATTTACTACCGCGCTGCTCATGGTGACGGGCGGACTCGTCCTTGGTAGCGTTATATTTTATCATTTAGCTTGGGTGTTTCCAGGAATAGAAGATTTTTCCTTATATATTATTTTACTTCTCGTTCTCCAAGTTTACCGCTCGGTCTTATCCCAATACTGCCGCGCAGAAGGAAAAGTTAAGAGCTTCGTGAATGGAGGCATTCTCGAAGCTTCTGTAACAGCAGTCGTCGCCATTATAGGATTGTATGTATTTAACCTTGGGATATATGGCTATATTAGCGGTCTAGCTATCGGGCAGGCTGTGGCAGTCATTTTTTTTGCCTGGCGAATCCACGTATGGAACATAGTGAGATGGAACTTAGTTTCCAAGAGCCTAACACGTACTTTAATAGTATTTTGCTTCCCTCTCATGATCAATGGAGCTCTTTGGTGGGTCGTTAACTCGGTCAATCGTCTGTTCATTGCAGAATTCTCAGATGTTTCCGAAGTAGGTATTTTTGGTGTAGCACAGAAGGTATCTAGTCTTCTTGCCGCAGCCATAATAATTTTTAACCAAGCATGGCAAATGTCCGCAAACGAAGAGCACGAATCTGAAACTTTCAAGAAGTATGCTGGAAGCGTTTTTGATGGATTCCATTTCTTAACGTTATTCTCATGCATTTCTTTATCTGCGATAGTGGTTCCACTTACAGTCCCGGTATTCGGCAATGGCTTTGTCGGAGCTGGGCCCTTGATTCCATTCTTACTATTAAGTGCAGCGCTTTCAGGTTCAGCTTCTTTTATGGGCACCTTCCATATGGCTAAAATGAAAACTCGAAATATTTTATGGTCATCACTAATCGCTAGCGGAGTAGTGGTTGGCGCAAACGTTCTGTTAGTGCCCCGATTTGAAGCCTTAGGCGCTGCGCTCGCTGCAGTCATAGGATTTAGCACCTTGGTAGCAATCCGCCTAGTAAGTCTGAGAAAGGTCCTCAGCTGGAGCTCCATATCCAAACTTAGTATAGGAATCATCCTAGTAATAATTATATGTATACTGACACTAAATAATATGAGTTCTTTTTCATTCTGGATAGCTCATATATTTTCTATGGGAGCCTTGGTCGTTTTATACTGGGCTAGCGTTCGAAATTCTCTTCTTCTTTTGCGATCTCGAGTTAGAGATCGCGCGGATAGGTCAGGGTCGTTGGGTCGGGCGAGTCTCCCAGCGATAGGTGCACCAGACCTCCCGGACCAGCCGGCGAACAACGATCACGGCGTTGGCTAA
- a CDS encoding polysaccharide pyruvyl transferase family protein, producing the protein MSLKNDPSIALASFFNSANLGDLLIGNTIHHLCSSYGEVTKIGYGGPRQIKKTPEAQLEEWWQKLETGQAQDQVYRKNLRNSIFRVVRNSPFREIFSTWRRLTDPGHKWVKSSLEEADLFVFGGGNLLYDLSAGSRSELEFKYFADLAKRRGIPVVAVGIGIGPFVLPRQAQRAVDQLKRCDYITFRDQASHQIYLDYGGLDNAVVTLDPVFNFPKVITDYKSEEKHTIAVNLVCPDVSNTHLDRESCLSLFSRILEEFPDVTLEVFSTDLRDYPFLISLVDELGNSRCVIYKITSLDSYLDLLSRSKCVIGSRMHALILSFTQQVPFLSFIWQPKVREFTSIVDCENTSFSIETLQHDLARIINAIALVTSDEKAKEHLASQMEDLQVRLQTDKDRLAKSSRIFHGNAG; encoded by the coding sequence ATGTCCCTTAAGAATGATCCGTCAATTGCACTCGCATCATTTTTTAACTCAGCTAATCTGGGAGACCTCCTTATTGGTAATACCATCCATCACCTTTGCTCCTCTTACGGAGAAGTTACAAAAATTGGCTACGGGGGTCCACGTCAGATTAAGAAGACCCCTGAAGCTCAATTAGAGGAATGGTGGCAGAAATTAGAAACTGGTCAAGCGCAAGACCAGGTATATAGAAAGAACCTGCGAAATTCAATTTTTAGAGTGGTGAGGAATTCTCCCTTCAGAGAAATTTTTTCCACCTGGCGTCGCCTTACAGATCCCGGACATAAATGGGTGAAATCTTCTTTAGAAGAAGCGGATCTATTCGTCTTCGGAGGAGGTAATTTACTCTACGATCTAAGTGCGGGAAGTAGATCCGAATTGGAGTTCAAGTACTTCGCTGATTTGGCGAAAAGGCGTGGTATCCCGGTAGTTGCCGTCGGGATTGGAATTGGTCCTTTTGTGCTTCCAAGACAAGCCCAGCGGGCAGTAGATCAACTGAAACGTTGTGATTACATTACTTTCAGAGACCAGGCATCTCACCAAATATACTTGGACTATGGAGGATTGGATAATGCGGTGGTCACTCTCGATCCTGTCTTCAATTTTCCAAAAGTGATTACGGATTATAAAAGTGAAGAAAAGCATACGATTGCTGTGAATTTAGTGTGCCCGGATGTGAGTAACACGCACCTTGATAGAGAATCTTGTCTTTCATTATTTTCCCGGATCTTGGAGGAGTTTCCCGACGTAACTCTAGAGGTATTTTCTACAGATCTCCGAGATTATCCTTTCCTCATTTCTTTAGTGGACGAGTTAGGTAACTCAAGGTGTGTAATTTACAAAATTACATCCTTAGATTCCTATTTAGATTTATTGTCTCGCAGTAAGTGTGTAATAGGATCAAGAATGCATGCCTTGATCCTAAGTTTCACTCAGCAGGTTCCATTTTTGAGCTTTATATGGCAGCCGAAAGTCCGAGAATTTACTTCGATAGTTGATTGTGAAAATACCTCATTTAGCATTGAAACTCTTCAGCATGACCTTGCTAGGATTATCAATGCAATTGCGCTGGTGACATCTGATGAGAAGGCAAAGGAACATCTAGCGTCGCAAATGGAGGACCTACAAGTGCGTCTCCAAACTGACAAAGACCGGTTGGCAAAGTCTTCTAGGATTTTCCATGGTAACGCAGGATAA
- a CDS encoding glycosyltransferase family 4 protein, whose product MKILWVTNVAPASSSSREGTSPSPLAGWITSIAHLLEKEESWTPIVAYPVAKLDKPLDFSQALRDGHILFNPKMVDTPAFLAQWQDMLRTLQFEAVHLFGTELPHSLVVANATKELGLPLIVNIQGLVSVIGDHITAGLQDVKWHQMTLRSLLKGDSVKGLQRTYRSRGDREKAALRLADYVIGRTEWDEACARQLAPQASYIKLNETLREVFYEGDWDPDECKPFSIVMSQAKNPLKGLHFAVEMLSLVREEFPTATLTIAGRPPYYSNVLKQRLLGTQYGTYVRNLVKKSGLSEALYFSGVKSDIDIKKLFLSSNVFLSASSIENESNSLSEAKSLAMPCVASYVGGVASRIVHHETGYFYQHDAPYMAAYFIKSIFRDPYKSQKLGKLAQQSTRSSLSPEKNLEELLSIYRKVVF is encoded by the coding sequence ATGAAGATACTATGGGTTACTAATGTCGCGCCTGCTTCTTCCAGCAGTAGAGAAGGAACTTCCCCCTCCCCCCTAGCTGGCTGGATCACTTCCATTGCACACTTGCTCGAAAAAGAAGAATCATGGACCCCCATAGTCGCGTACCCGGTTGCGAAGTTAGATAAGCCACTTGACTTCAGCCAGGCTCTAAGGGACGGACATATACTCTTTAACCCAAAGATGGTAGATACGCCCGCTTTCCTAGCGCAATGGCAAGATATGTTACGCACGCTCCAGTTTGAGGCAGTACATTTATTCGGCACCGAGCTACCCCACAGTTTAGTGGTAGCTAATGCTACCAAAGAACTCGGCCTCCCCCTCATAGTGAATATTCAGGGTTTGGTATCTGTAATCGGAGATCACATTACTGCGGGATTGCAAGATGTTAAATGGCATCAAATGACACTACGAAGTCTTTTAAAAGGTGATTCGGTTAAGGGTTTACAACGAACCTACCGATCCAGAGGGGATCGTGAGAAAGCCGCGCTTCGCTTAGCTGACTATGTAATTGGAAGAACCGAATGGGATGAAGCATGCGCCCGACAGCTCGCCCCGCAGGCATCCTATATAAAGTTAAACGAGACACTTCGCGAGGTATTTTACGAAGGCGATTGGGACCCCGATGAGTGCAAACCCTTTAGCATCGTTATGTCGCAGGCTAAAAATCCCTTGAAGGGTCTTCACTTTGCTGTAGAAATGCTCTCGCTAGTGAGGGAGGAGTTTCCTACCGCGACCCTAACTATTGCCGGGCGCCCTCCATATTATTCGAATGTCTTGAAGCAACGGTTGCTTGGCACCCAGTACGGCACCTATGTACGCAATCTTGTGAAAAAATCTGGTTTGTCTGAGGCTTTATATTTTAGCGGAGTGAAATCTGATATTGATATTAAGAAATTATTTTTATCTTCTAATGTATTTCTTTCGGCTTCCTCAATCGAAAATGAATCTAATTCGCTCAGTGAAGCAAAGTCGCTTGCTATGCCGTGTGTCGCGTCATATGTAGGAGGGGTGGCTTCTCGCATTGTGCATCACGAAACTGGATACTTTTATCAACATGATGCGCCTTACATGGCTGCCTATTTCATTAAAAGTATTTTTCGCGACCCATACAAATCTCAGAAACTAGGAAAACTTGCTCAGCAAAGCACCAGATCCTCACTAAGTCCTGAAAAAAATCTGGAGGAACTTCTTTCAATCTATAGAAAGGTAGTGTTCTAA
- a CDS encoding glycosyltransferase — protein MTNRKKLVTILGFDYPDNDLDILLGRDSRPQVQTRLFARRLTQMMQETTSLPVNCISAAPISPYPVHPQRIVAPSKQREIRTKVARASFRSLPQLNYRITKLPSRLITSFLAVILQSFRQRHGYVVVYSVHVPFMISGLALAKLTGGRSVGVWTDPPGMLIHRHSSRILRLIRKFEKKLINILGNRFDLLIVLTPDLAKELADGVPYLVVEAITDELPPAKAVYRESQPTVFTYTGGVSKRYGVDKLVEALQILPSDSNIELKIFGTGDYEDELLAVAANNPTITFAGQVSHKEAVNAQNSSDFLINARPAGEAYTRFSFPSKTLEYLASGVPVLSTRLPGIPEEYWRVLIPIEESTPEEIATAMIRASELDKNQRSYLGQQGRELAMNKTYAAQAQKVRKFLEESGED, from the coding sequence ATGACCAATAGGAAAAAATTAGTCACAATTTTAGGTTTCGACTATCCTGATAATGATTTAGATATTCTGCTAGGGAGAGATTCTAGGCCACAAGTACAAACCCGCCTATTTGCACGTCGCTTAACGCAAATGATGCAAGAGACTACATCGCTACCGGTCAATTGCATTTCAGCAGCACCGATCTCACCGTACCCAGTTCATCCTCAACGAATTGTAGCACCCAGCAAACAAAGAGAAATTCGCACTAAAGTAGCAAGGGCATCATTCCGCTCCTTACCTCAGCTCAATTATCGGATAACTAAACTTCCATCTCGACTAATCACTTCCTTCCTAGCCGTTATTTTGCAATCTTTCCGACAACGCCATGGGTATGTAGTAGTTTACTCCGTTCATGTGCCCTTTATGATTAGCGGACTTGCATTAGCGAAGTTGACAGGTGGGCGCAGCGTGGGAGTATGGACCGACCCCCCAGGCATGCTCATCCACAGACATTCATCTAGAATTCTCAGACTAATTCGCAAGTTTGAAAAGAAACTCATTAATATACTAGGAAACCGGTTTGATCTCCTGATTGTTCTAACCCCAGATTTGGCTAAAGAACTCGCAGACGGTGTCCCATATTTGGTCGTAGAAGCAATAACTGATGAGTTGCCACCAGCTAAAGCCGTTTACCGCGAGTCTCAACCAACGGTCTTTACTTATACCGGTGGAGTATCCAAAAGGTATGGCGTCGATAAGCTCGTGGAGGCCCTTCAGATCCTCCCTTCCGACTCTAATATAGAACTGAAGATATTTGGTACGGGGGATTATGAAGATGAGTTACTTGCGGTAGCCGCAAACAATCCTACAATCACTTTCGCTGGGCAGGTTAGTCACAAAGAAGCCGTTAACGCCCAGAATTCCAGCGATTTTCTCATTAATGCTCGACCCGCAGGGGAAGCATATACCCGTTTTTCTTTTCCATCCAAAACTTTAGAGTATTTAGCTTCAGGTGTTCCCGTTCTATCTACACGCCTACCGGGCATCCCAGAGGAATATTGGCGGGTATTGATTCCGATAGAGGAAAGTACCCCCGAAGAGATCGCAACCGCTATGATCCGCGCCTCTGAGCTTGATAAAAACCAAAGGAGCTACCTGGGCCAGCAAGGACGAGAATTAGCCATGAATAAGACCTATGCTGCTCAAGCGCAGAAGGTTCGGAAGTTCCTAGAAGAAAGTGGGGAAGACTAA
- a CDS encoding IS5 family transposase has translation MPALPSSIIDPLWCQFAALIPPVTDTHPLRCHRPRIPDRIIFDKLIQVLVLGASYAKIADTTCSATTLRTRRDEWITAGIFEQLEQICLEFYDRIVGLDLENLSVDGCIVTAPCGGEAAGRSPVDRGKQGTKRSLLIDGAGIPLGCVVAGANRHDSPLLRPTLEKLGRFGLALPDQITVHLDAGYDSSKTRSLLTELGCEWVISQKGVPLQAGARWVVERTNSWHNRGFKKLQVCTERRIRVIEAFISLANAVIVVRRLVREVWCTYRWETRPTQRP, from the coding sequence GTGCCTGCCCTTCCATCCTCTATCATCGACCCCCTCTGGTGCCAGTTCGCCGCGCTGATCCCACCCGTGACCGACACCCACCCACTTCGGTGCCACCGCCCACGCATCCCGGACCGGATCATCTTCGACAAGCTCATCCAGGTCCTCGTCCTCGGCGCCTCGTATGCCAAGATCGCCGACACGACATGCTCGGCCACCACCTTGCGCACCCGCCGGGACGAGTGGATCACCGCTGGCATCTTCGAGCAGCTGGAACAGATCTGTTTGGAATTCTACGACCGTATCGTCGGACTCGATCTGGAAAACTTAAGCGTGGACGGGTGCATCGTCACAGCCCCCTGCGGTGGTGAAGCCGCCGGGCGATCCCCGGTTGACCGGGGCAAACAAGGCACGAAACGCTCCCTGCTCATCGACGGCGCAGGTATCCCGCTTGGGTGCGTAGTCGCCGGTGCCAACCGGCATGACTCACCGTTGTTGCGCCCGACATTGGAGAAACTAGGCCGGTTCGGACTCGCCCTGCCCGATCAAATCACCGTGCATCTGGACGCCGGATACGACTCAAGCAAGACCCGCAGTCTGTTGACCGAACTTGGCTGCGAGTGGGTGATCAGCCAGAAAGGGGTCCCGTTGCAGGCCGGGGCCCGGTGGGTGGTGGAACGGACGAACTCGTGGCATAACCGCGGGTTCAAGAAACTGCAGGTGTGTACCGAACGTCGCATCCGGGTCATTGAAGCGTTCATTTCTTTAGCCAACGCCGTGATCGTTGTTCGCCGGCTGGTCCGGGAGGTCTGGTGCACCTATCGCTGGGAGACTCGCCCGACCCAACGACCCTGA
- the lpdA gene encoding dihydrolipoyl dehydrogenase, which yields MTEHYDVVVLGAGPGGYVSAIRAAQLGKKVAVIEKQYWGGVCLNVGCIPSKALIKNAEIAHIFTHEKKTFGINGEVTFNYEDAHKRSRGVSDKIVGGVHYLMKKNKITEIDGFGTFKDAKTIEVTDGKDAGKTVTFDDCIIATGSVVNSLRGVEFSENVVSYEEQILNPVAPKKMVIVGGGAIGMEFAYVLGNYGVEVTLIEFMDRVLPNEDPEVSKVVAKAYKKMGIKLLPGHATTAVRDNGDSVEVDYQKKGSDKTETITVDRAMISVGFRPRVEGFGLENTGVKLTERGAIDIDDYMRTNVEGIYAIGDVTAKLQLAHVAEAQGIVAAETIAGAETQTLGDYMMMPRATFCNPQVASFGYTEEQAKEKWPDREIKVASFPFSANGKAVGLAETDGFAKIVADAEFGELLGGHLVGANASELLNELVLAQNWDLTTDEIGRSVHIHPTLSEAVKEAAHGISGHMINF from the coding sequence GTGACTGAACATTATGACGTAGTAGTACTCGGAGCTGGCCCCGGTGGCTATGTCTCCGCCATCCGCGCAGCGCAGCTTGGTAAGAAAGTTGCGGTTATTGAGAAGCAGTACTGGGGAGGTGTCTGCCTGAATGTGGGTTGTATCCCGTCCAAGGCGCTGATCAAAAACGCTGAGATCGCCCACATCTTCACCCACGAGAAGAAGACCTTCGGTATCAACGGCGAGGTCACCTTCAACTACGAGGACGCCCACAAGCGTTCCCGTGGTGTCTCCGACAAGATCGTCGGTGGCGTTCACTACCTGATGAAGAAGAACAAGATCACCGAGATCGACGGCTTTGGCACCTTCAAGGACGCCAAGACCATCGAGGTGACCGACGGTAAGGATGCCGGCAAGACAGTCACCTTTGATGACTGCATCATCGCCACCGGTTCCGTGGTTAACTCCCTCCGTGGTGTCGAGTTCTCCGAGAACGTGGTTTCCTACGAGGAGCAGATCCTCAACCCTGTTGCCCCGAAGAAGATGGTAATCGTCGGTGGCGGAGCCATCGGCATGGAATTCGCCTACGTTCTGGGCAACTACGGCGTTGAGGTGACCCTCATCGAATTCATGGACCGCGTTCTGCCGAACGAGGACCCAGAGGTGTCAAAGGTCGTGGCAAAGGCCTACAAGAAGATGGGCATCAAGCTGCTCCCAGGTCACGCCACCACCGCTGTGCGCGACAACGGTGATTCCGTGGAGGTTGACTACCAGAAGAAGGGCTCGGACAAGACCGAGACCATCACCGTCGACCGCGCCATGATCTCCGTCGGTTTCCGCCCACGTGTCGAGGGCTTCGGCCTGGAGAACACCGGTGTCAAGCTCACCGAGCGCGGTGCCATCGACATCGATGACTACATGCGCACCAACGTCGAGGGCATCTACGCCATCGGTGATGTCACCGCTAAGCTGCAGCTGGCACACGTCGCGGAGGCTCAGGGCATTGTTGCCGCTGAGACCATCGCCGGTGCAGAAACCCAGACCCTGGGTGACTACATGATGATGCCGCGCGCGACCTTCTGCAACCCGCAGGTTGCCTCCTTCGGTTACACCGAGGAGCAGGCCAAGGAGAAGTGGCCGGATCGTGAGATCAAGGTCGCATCCTTCCCGTTCTCTGCAAATGGCAAGGCCGTCGGCCTGGCTGAGACCGATGGTTTCGCCAAGATTGTCGCCGATGCTGAGTTCGGCGAGCTGCTGGGTGGACACCTTGTTGGTGCTAATGCCTCCGAGCTGCTCAACGAGCTGGTCCTGGCACAGAACTGGGATCTCACCACTGATGAGATCGGACGCAGCGTCCACATTCACCCGACCCTGTCGGAGGCTGTCAAGGAAGCTGCCCACGGTATCAGCGGGCACATGATCAATTTCTAA
- the ybaK gene encoding Cys-tRNA(Pro) deacylase, translated as MAKKIDNSSATPALVKLTAEQIPYELDIHDVDPTSDKGFALDSAVTMGVNPAAVFKTLMADIDGEHVVAIVPATTTLNLKALAKAGGGKRAEMMDRSRAQVVTGYVPGGISPIGQKHPHRVFLDESAILQEKIYVSAGRRGWSLIMTPDDVLHATGGQYADIADHS; from the coding sequence ATGGCGAAGAAGATCGACAACAGCTCTGCTACCCCCGCGCTGGTGAAGCTCACTGCGGAGCAGATTCCCTATGAGTTGGATATCCATGATGTCGATCCGACATCCGACAAGGGCTTCGCCCTGGATTCCGCAGTAACAATGGGTGTAAATCCAGCGGCTGTGTTCAAAACCCTCATGGCAGACATCGATGGCGAACACGTGGTGGCCATCGTGCCGGCCACCACCACCCTCAATCTCAAGGCTCTGGCCAAGGCGGGTGGTGGGAAGCGTGCAGAGATGATGGATCGCTCCCGGGCCCAGGTGGTCACCGGTTATGTACCGGGTGGGATCTCACCGATCGGGCAGAAACATCCGCACCGGGTGTTTTTAGATGAATCCGCCATCCTGCAGGAGAAGATCTACGTCAGTGCCGGGCGGCGGGGATGGTCACTGATCATGACACCCGATGATGTCCTACACGCTACCGGTGGACAATACGCGGATATCGCTGATCATTCTTAA
- a CDS encoding binary toxin-like calcium binding domain-containing protein, with amino-acid sequence MKNRTLDAGDNVGESGAHSIITWLQSRRLMWIPLLAAVLVIALILGLTFAFNSSNDEEPIDDVSRGKSPVPQHSEEPDETLDSDGDGIPDVVEFTGWKVSSGKIYRTDPNNADTDSDGLSDGEEAGEGFDAVYAGLADPTEADSDGDGLEDREEVLGWTTTRGEQFFTDPMKPDTDGDRLDDGVEAGIVFGTPSQ; translated from the coding sequence ATGAAAAATAGAACACTCGATGCCGGCGACAATGTGGGGGAATCCGGCGCACATAGCATTATCACCTGGTTACAGAGCAGGCGCCTGATGTGGATCCCACTTCTGGCGGCCGTCCTCGTGATTGCCCTCATTCTTGGACTGACTTTCGCGTTCAATTCTTCCAACGATGAAGAACCCATAGACGATGTCAGCAGAGGTAAGTCGCCTGTTCCGCAGCATTCAGAAGAGCCTGATGAGACTTTGGATTCCGATGGCGATGGCATACCTGATGTTGTGGAGTTTACCGGGTGGAAGGTATCAAGTGGAAAGATCTACCGCACGGATCCGAACAATGCCGACACCGATTCAGACGGCTTGAGTGATGGTGAAGAAGCCGGTGAAGGCTTTGACGCTGTCTATGCAGGTCTCGCTGACCCGACCGAAGCAGATTCTGACGGTGACGGACTGGAGGACAGGGAAGAAGTCCTGGGGTGGACAACAACCCGCGGGGAGCAGTTCTTCACTGATCCGATGAAACCGGACACCGACGGAGATCGCCTGGATGATGGGGTAGAGGCGGGGATTGTCTTCGGGACTCCTTCCCAGTAG
- the ramB gene encoding acetate metabolism transcriptional regulator RamB, whose protein sequence is MGKTYVGSRLRQLRRERDLSQASLAATLGLSASYVNQIEHDVRPLTVPVLLRITEAFGVDATFFSRDDDSRLLAEVQDVMLDREINPANVELQELSEMVYNHPQLARAMVEMHQRYRNVRDKLSIAVDNRTNTPEERRPIAEAVSMPHEEVRDFIYARQNYFDALDRRAEAIAAQLGWQPYDSRAMEDAITRRLQLDHDVTITTSKEESGTLHHFDPETRLLTVHARLNPGQKAFRMATELGYLEANDLIEGIVDDGLWSTPEARTLAIRGVASYFAAAVMLPYKIFHAEAEKSGYDIEYLGQLFGVGYETTAHRLSTLQRPNLRGIPFTFVRVDRAGNMSKRQSATGFHFTHYGGTCPLWNVFETFTNPGQVLRQFAQMPDGRNYLWISRTVRHHEARFGEVDKMFAIGLGCEARHADRTIYSRGFNLQDLSTATPIGSGCRVCTRENCAQRAFPSVHGRINIDAHESTIAPY, encoded by the coding sequence ATGGGAAAGACATATGTGGGGTCCAGGCTGCGCCAACTGCGCCGCGAACGCGACCTCAGCCAGGCTTCACTGGCAGCAACTTTGGGCCTGTCTGCTAGTTATGTGAATCAGATCGAGCACGACGTTCGACCACTCACCGTCCCGGTGTTGCTCCGCATCACCGAGGCTTTTGGTGTTGACGCCACATTTTTCTCCCGCGACGATGATTCCCGTCTGCTTGCAGAAGTCCAAGACGTCATGCTGGACCGCGAAATCAACCCCGCCAACGTGGAGCTCCAGGAGCTCTCTGAGATGGTGTACAACCACCCTCAGCTCGCCCGCGCCATGGTGGAAATGCACCAGCGTTACCGCAACGTCCGTGACAAGCTCTCGATCGCCGTCGACAACCGCACGAACACTCCCGAAGAGCGTCGCCCCATCGCTGAGGCCGTCAGTATGCCCCACGAGGAAGTGCGTGACTTCATTTACGCCCGCCAGAATTACTTTGACGCCCTTGATCGACGCGCCGAAGCCATCGCTGCTCAACTTGGCTGGCAGCCCTACGATTCCCGCGCGATGGAAGACGCCATCACCCGCCGCCTCCAATTGGATCACGATGTCACCATCACCACCTCCAAGGAAGAATCCGGTACCCTCCACCACTTCGACCCCGAAACCCGCCTACTCACCGTCCACGCGCGCCTTAACCCCGGCCAAAAGGCCTTCCGCATGGCAACGGAGCTCGGCTACCTTGAGGCCAACGATCTCATCGAAGGCATTGTTGATGACGGCCTCTGGTCCACCCCAGAAGCCCGCACCCTTGCCATCCGCGGCGTCGCTTCCTACTTCGCCGCTGCCGTCATGCTCCCCTACAAGATCTTCCACGCAGAGGCCGAAAAGTCTGGCTACGACATTGAATACCTAGGTCAGCTTTTCGGCGTGGGCTACGAAACCACCGCCCACCGCCTCTCCACCCTGCAGCGCCCCAACCTCCGCGGCATCCCCTTTACCTTCGTGCGTGTCGACCGCGCCGGCAACATGTCCAAACGCCAATCCGCCACCGGCTTCCACTTCACCCACTACGGCGGAACCTGCCCCCTGTGGAACGTCTTCGAGACCTTCACCAACCCCGGCCAAGTGCTCCGCCAATTCGCCCAAATGCCCGACGGACGCAACTACCTGTGGATCTCACGCACCGTCCGCCACCACGAAGCCCGGTTCGGCGAAGTGGACAAGATGTTCGCCATCGGGCTCGGCTGCGAAGCCCGCCACGCCGACCGCACCATCTACTCCCGAGGCTTCAACCTCCAAGACCTTTCCACCGCCACCCCCATCGGTTCTGGTTGCCGAGTGTGCACCCGCGAGAACTGCGCCCAACGCGCATTCCCCTCCGTCCACGGGCGCATCAACATCGACGCCCACGAATCTACAATTGCGCCTTACTAG